One Helianthus annuus cultivar XRQ/B chromosome 12, HanXRQr2.0-SUNRISE, whole genome shotgun sequence genomic region harbors:
- the LOC110892496 gene encoding uncharacterized protein LOC110892496 yields MASPLHPAVTVSNIRLLIPITLDIEPGHYTSWSELFKIQCKAFQVYDHLQPRTTSATFSDKDKEKEKPTESWERLDSIVLQWIYRTISPDLLHTILKPNTTAYDAWTALSNLFQDNKATRTIDLNNRFANTRLDQFTSMSSYCQAMK; encoded by the coding sequence ATGGCTTCCCCTCTCCACCCCGCAGTCACCGTATCTAACATCCGACTACTCATCCCAATCACCTTAGACATTGAACCCGGACACTACACTTCGTGGTCTGAACTATTCAAGATTCAATGTAAGGCGTTTCAGGTCTACGACCATCTCCAACCTCGGACCACCTCTGCTACTTTTTCTGATAAAGACAAGGAAAAAGAAAAACCTACCGAATCATGGGAGCGTCTTGATTCAATAGTTTTGCAGTGGATATACAGGACTATATCCCCAGATCTTCTCCACACAATTTTAAAGCCAAACACGACAGCGTATGATGCATGGACGGCTCTTTCAAACCTTTTTCAAGATAACAAGGCAACTCGAACGATTGATCTCAATAATCGTTTTGCAAACACCCGCCTTGATCAGTTCACATCGATGTCTTCTTACTGTCAAGCAATGAAATAA